The following are from one region of the uncultured Fibrobacter sp. genome:
- a CDS encoding penicillin-binding protein 1A, with translation MNKVKSVLFSVLNVLKGWLVDRRVIKWLIIFAVPVVAAFIAVVAVYNHYAPELPSLSQLEQINPKLVTNIYDMNGKIAHEYFVERREWTSFDSIPENAIHAVMATEDRAFYSHWGMNVWAIPPAIIQSKLSGKQLRGASSLTQQLTKLLFLTPERTISRKIKEMMTAIRIEQTYTKQEILEFYMNEVYLGGGNYGFQAAGKFYFGRPLDSLTIPEYAVLAGMLKAPESYRPDRHPKASLERRNTVLYAMRDAGYINDDEYHEYIKTPIELAKKEVSNESGLYFYEEIRKYMEKKYGENSLYADGISINSTIDPDIQAFADSVARVQVEKVRRRVKYRATRRLYLTKKYNMPEDSVVAHFDSVYTLFKKEYLAEDLKRPADKRRFPDSIVYHHPEIAAILIENETGAIRAMVGGSDFNQSRWNRAVQSLRQPGSSFKPIVYSTAMDNGASPCDSVNDQPVSIPDPDDKDKNKVWRPANFEHDFEGMMTLRRALYRSKNLPAILTGMKYGLNNVVNYARKFGIVRAPLMAVPSLALGSVGATLMEMTSAYTVFPNGGNRIEPYMIESIVDRNGEVIEKNSKVEHEVLRPASAYLMVDMLKDVNVRGTAARVWASGFTHPSGGKTGTTNDYTDCWYIGFTKQYTMGVWVGSDSPGTLGAGHTGTEDALPVWMAVMKELHKDLPRKPFPVPSGVVSKGVCNHTGKLAGEFCSEKTYCLYTAGYAPTETCDGNHFEVKTKSADDATLFSNKGASSAPKASSSGPAKKSTRKMF, from the coding sequence ATGAATAAAGTCAAATCCGTATTGTTTTCGGTTCTGAATGTTTTGAAGGGCTGGCTTGTTGACCGTAGGGTGATCAAGTGGTTGATTATTTTTGCGGTGCCCGTGGTGGCGGCCTTTATTGCCGTCGTTGCGGTCTATAATCATTATGCGCCGGAGCTGCCTTCGCTTTCGCAGCTGGAGCAAATCAACCCGAAGTTGGTCACGAACATTTACGACATGAACGGAAAGATTGCCCACGAATATTTTGTGGAGCGTCGTGAGTGGACAAGTTTCGACTCGATTCCCGAAAATGCGATTCATGCCGTGATGGCGACCGAAGACCGTGCTTTCTACAGCCACTGGGGAATGAACGTGTGGGCGATTCCACCTGCAATTATCCAGAGCAAGCTGAGCGGCAAGCAACTCCGCGGTGCATCTTCCCTGACACAGCAGTTGACCAAGCTCTTGTTCCTGACTCCGGAACGTACGATTTCGCGTAAGATCAAGGAAATGATGACGGCTATCCGTATCGAGCAGACTTACACGAAGCAGGAAATTCTTGAATTCTACATGAATGAAGTCTACCTGGGTGGTGGTAACTATGGATTCCAGGCAGCGGGTAAGTTCTATTTCGGACGTCCGCTCGATAGCCTTACGATTCCTGAATATGCGGTTCTCGCCGGTATGCTCAAGGCTCCCGAATCATACCGCCCCGACCGTCATCCGAAGGCTTCCTTGGAACGCCGCAATACGGTGCTCTATGCCATGCGCGATGCGGGCTACATCAATGATGACGAATACCACGAATATATCAAGACTCCGATTGAACTTGCCAAAAAAGAAGTTTCCAATGAATCGGGCTTGTACTTCTACGAAGAAATCCGTAAGTACATGGAAAAGAAGTACGGCGAAAATTCTCTGTATGCCGACGGTATTTCCATCAACTCGACAATCGACCCCGATATTCAGGCCTTTGCCGATAGTGTTGCCCGTGTGCAGGTGGAAAAGGTCCGCCGTCGCGTGAAGTACCGTGCGACCCGCCGCCTTTACCTGACTAAGAAATACAATATGCCCGAAGACAGTGTGGTTGCGCACTTCGATAGCGTGTACACGCTTTTCAAGAAGGAATACTTGGCCGAAGATTTGAAGCGCCCTGCTGACAAGCGCCGTTTCCCGGATAGCATTGTTTACCATCATCCTGAAATTGCGGCGATCTTGATCGAAAACGAGACGGGGGCAATCCGTGCGATGGTGGGTGGCTCCGACTTCAACCAGTCCCGTTGGAACCGTGCGGTGCAGTCGCTGCGTCAGCCGGGGTCTTCGTTCAAGCCGATCGTGTATTCTACGGCAATGGACAACGGTGCAAGTCCCTGCGACTCCGTGAACGACCAGCCGGTGAGCATTCCCGATCCAGACGATAAGGACAAGAACAAGGTCTGGCGCCCGGCGAACTTTGAACACGACTTCGAAGGCATGATGACGCTCCGTCGCGCCCTTTACCGCTCCAAGAACCTGCCTGCCATTCTTACCGGCATGAAATACGGCCTTAACAACGTGGTGAACTACGCCCGCAAGTTCGGTATTGTACGTGCTCCGTTAATGGCTGTTCCGAGTCTTGCGCTGGGTTCCGTAGGTGCGACCCTTATGGAAATGACTTCTGCCTATACGGTGTTCCCGAATGGCGGTAACCGAATCGAACCTTACATGATCGAATCGATTGTCGACCGCAATGGCGAAGTGATTGAAAAGAATTCCAAGGTCGAACACGAAGTGCTGCGCCCGGCATCGGCCTACCTGATGGTGGACATGCTCAAGGACGTGAACGTCCGTGGTACGGCGGCCCGCGTGTGGGCGAGTGGCTTTACGCATCCGAGCGGTGGCAAGACCGGTACGACGAACGACTACACCGACTGCTGGTACATCGGCTTTACCAAGCAGTATACGATGGGCGTGTGGGTCGGCTCCGACAGCCCGGGTACCTTGGGTGCCGGTCACACGGGTACCGAAGATGCGCTCCCGGTCTGGATGGCTGTGATGAAGGAGCTTCATAAGGATCTGCCGCGCAAGCCCTTCCCGGTTCCCTCGGGAGTCGTAAGCAAGGGCGTCTGCAACCATACGGGTAAGCTCGCCGGTGAGTTCTGCTCCGAAAAGACCTACTGCCTGTACACGGCGGGGTACGCTCCGACCGAGACTTGCGACGGTAACCATTTCGAAGTCAAGACAAAATCTGCTGACGATGCAACGCTCTTCAGCAACAAGGGTGCCAGTTCCGCTCCCAAGGCCTCTAGCAGTGGCCCTGCGAAAAAGAGCACCCGTAAGATGTTCTAG
- a CDS encoding TraB/GumN family protein, which translates to MNENADIYRIRKDDREIILIGTAHISQASKELVRETIEAETPDTVCVELDEGRLNSIKDPDRWKKMDLKQVIKKKQLATLIANLVLGSYQKRMGAQTGVKPGSELKEAVEVAERQNSNLVLADRDIKITLKRTWACTPWYRKLNLLAGLFASIFDKTEVSEEELAKIKEQDALSSMMQDFGKSFPEVKQVLIDERDQFLASKIKNAPGKKIIAVVGAGHMRGIAQIIEQDKELPSEESISVIPKSAPIWKIIGWAIPVAIVASIIAVGIHTGAEKAGELSLQWAMLTGGGAMLGTIIAGGHPLTVLVALVAAPFTGLTPLIGVGFFTALTQVYMRPPRVSEMETLTDDIWQVRRWWKNRVTRVILCFLCPGIPAIIGKILAIFKIYQAM; encoded by the coding sequence ATGAACGAAAACGCAGATATTTACCGCATCCGTAAAGACGACCGTGAAATTATTCTTATCGGTACTGCCCATATTTCCCAGGCCTCCAAGGAGCTGGTTCGCGAAACGATAGAGGCTGAAACTCCGGATACGGTCTGCGTTGAACTGGATGAAGGCCGCCTGAATTCCATCAAGGATCCGGACCGCTGGAAAAAGATGGACCTGAAGCAGGTTATCAAGAAAAAGCAGTTGGCGACGCTGATTGCAAACCTCGTACTCGGGTCGTACCAGAAACGAATGGGTGCCCAGACGGGTGTAAAGCCCGGTTCCGAATTGAAGGAAGCGGTCGAAGTCGCCGAAAGACAAAACAGCAATTTGGTTCTTGCGGACCGCGATATCAAGATTACTCTGAAACGCACCTGGGCCTGTACTCCGTGGTACCGCAAGCTGAACCTGCTGGCGGGGCTTTTTGCAAGCATTTTCGACAAGACCGAAGTGAGCGAAGAAGAACTCGCCAAAATCAAGGAACAGGATGCGCTGAGTTCCATGATGCAGGATTTCGGGAAATCTTTCCCCGAAGTAAAGCAGGTGCTGATCGATGAACGCGACCAGTTCCTGGCGAGTAAGATCAAGAATGCCCCTGGCAAGAAAATCATTGCGGTCGTGGGGGCCGGCCACATGAGAGGTATTGCGCAGATTATCGAGCAGGACAAGGAACTGCCGAGCGAAGAATCCATTAGCGTTATTCCGAAAAGCGCTCCGATCTGGAAAATTATCGGCTGGGCGATTCCTGTTGCCATTGTTGCAAGTATCATTGCGGTCGGTATTCATACCGGTGCCGAAAAGGCCGGCGAACTCAGCCTTCAGTGGGCGATGCTTACGGGCGGTGGTGCGATGCTTGGAACCATCATTGCTGGCGGACATCCGCTGACGGTCTTGGTTGCCTTGGTGGCGGCTCCGTTTACGGGACTTACTCCGCTTATTGGTGTCGGTTTCTTTACGGCGCTGACGCAGGTTTACATGAGACCTCCGCGAGTGTCTGAAATGGAAACGCTGACGGACGATATCTGGCAGGTGAGACGCTGGTGGAAAAACCGCGTGACCCGAGTCATCCTTTGTTTCCTTTGTCCGGGAATCCCTGCGATTATTGGAAAGATTCTTGCGATATTCAAAATTTACCAGGCGATGTAG
- the prmC gene encoding peptide chain release factor N(5)-glutamine methyltransferase, translated as MPQMTVLEILNRTKVFFEKKGIPDARLDAEYIISHGLQMKSRMDIYLNFEKPLTDAELDVLRQMVARRASREPLQHIIGDTSFRGFIIKCDKRALIPRPETEMLVDMAKERLKGIESPFIVEVGTGTAAISIACAKEIAGAKVLATDISEDALSLARENAEANALGDSSASTSSSVPSTSSGTLVFAQGDLLDAVTDDVIANVVGASASTATLPKIDCLIANLPYIPDGEKGKLQPEVDKFDPALALYGGPDGLTLVRKLLQQTEGKLNAKASILLEIGSEQAEVLKSEADNYPWLEFTGIHKDYCGNIRFVSYKTARSANK; from the coding sequence ATGCCGCAGATGACTGTACTTGAAATTCTGAACCGCACCAAGGTCTTCTTCGAAAAGAAGGGTATTCCTGACGCGCGCTTGGATGCCGAATACATCATCAGCCACGGGCTTCAGATGAAGTCCCGCATGGACATTTACCTGAACTTCGAAAAGCCGCTGACCGACGCGGAACTCGATGTTCTCCGCCAGATGGTGGCACGCCGCGCAAGCCGCGAACCGCTGCAGCATATTATCGGCGACACGAGTTTCCGCGGATTTATCATCAAATGCGACAAGCGGGCGCTGATCCCGCGCCCCGAGACAGAGATGCTTGTCGACATGGCAAAAGAACGCCTCAAGGGGATCGAATCGCCGTTCATCGTGGAAGTGGGCACGGGAACAGCCGCGATTTCTATCGCCTGCGCGAAAGAAATCGCCGGTGCGAAAGTGCTTGCGACAGACATCTCTGAAGATGCACTTTCGCTCGCCCGCGAAAACGCCGAAGCCAACGCCCTCGGCGACAGTTCCGCTTCAACAAGCTCATCAGTCCCTTCGACAAGCTCAGGGACCTTGGTCTTTGCACAAGGCGACTTGCTCGATGCTGTCACCGACGACGTTATTGCAAATGTTGTCGGCGCTTCGGCAAGCACAGCGACCTTACCAAAAATCGACTGCCTCATCGCAAACCTCCCCTACATTCCCGATGGCGAAAAGGGAAAGCTCCAGCCCGAAGTCGATAAGTTCGACCCGGCACTCGCCCTCTACGGCGGACCCGACGGACTTACGCTCGTGCGCAAGTTACTGCAGCAGACCGAAGGCAAGCTGAACGCAAAGGCCTCGATTCTTCTGGAAATCGGCTCGGAACAGGCAGAAGTCCTGAAGAGCGAAGCCGACAACTACCCGTGGCTAGAATTTACCGGAATCCACAAGGATTACTGTGGCAATATTCGATTTGTAAGCTATAAGACCGCACGGTCTGCAAATAAGTGA